GTAGTAAAACTCTACCCAGTAAAAAAGACAAGGCTGGGAAATCCCAcaaacataaaaagaaaaagaagcacaAGAAGTCCAGCAAGCACAAACGTAAACACAAGGAAGAGGCTGAAGAGAAAAGCCGAAAAACTGACATGAGGGAGGAGAAACCCAAGAAACggaaaaaacacaaacacaaaaaaagcAAATTGTCTCTTCCTGTTGGATCAGAGCGGGTGCTGAAACCTGACATGCCCGATGAGGGGAGCCATCTGCAGAAGAAAAAACACTGCTTTCAGGACCCTCAGCGGAAGGCCCTCTCTGCGGAAGAGGGGACTAGTGGCAAAAAAGAGGACAGTGGTAACTCTTCCCAAGAGCACGGCAGCAAAAAACACAAGACTGACCTGCAGCTATCATCTGCCTCAAAGAAGCGGTGTTCTGCTCCTTCTTTTGGCAGGTCCAGCCATAGAAGCCGGCAGAGTAGTGGGGACTATGAAAGTGATGAAGGCTCTCTCCGAAAAGACTTCCGACAGAAATCTGTGTCACAGTACAGTGATGACTATGACTCTGGTAGCGACCACTCCAGAAGCCGTTCCAGATCAGGGCGAAGACATTCTTCTCGCAGGTCCTCTCGAAGGTCATACTCAACGAGTTCTGATGCCTCTTCAGACCACAGTAGGTATAGTCACAGGAGAAGTTATTCAGATGATAGCTATACTGACTACAGTGACAGGTCAAGGTGTCATTCAAAGAGGTCTCATGACTCAGAGGATTCTGACTACAACAGCTCAAAACACAGATCAAAAAGGCACAAGTACTCCTCCTCGGAAGATGACTACAGTCTAAGTAGGAGCAGGTCTAGAAGTCGAAGCAGGAGCCGAACCCACACTAGGGGGAGGTCAAGAACAAGAAGTCGGGGTAGAACACGGAGCAGCAGTTGCAGTCGCAGTCGAAGCAAGAGGAGAAGTCGAAGCGTAACTGGCCGCAGTTGGAAACGGAGTCGGAGCTACAGCAGAGATCGCAGCCGGAGCACAAGGAGCCATTCACAGAGATCTCTTTCAAGAAAGGGCTCTCGGGATCatgagagccctgaagacaggAGATCTGGGCGAAGAGACTTCATCAGATCCAAAATATATCGCTCGCAGTCTCCGCACTATTTCAGAGCAGGCCGAAGTGAAGGGGCTTTGAAAAAAGAGAGCAGAGGAGATGAAACAAAGGTCACTGGCTCTCTCCCTCAAAATAGCTGTAGTTCTGGCTTGGGAAAAGCTCCTGAAAGTGATTGTGGCCCAGAAGAAAAGAACTCGGTCACAGCAAAACTGCTGCTAGAGAAGGTTCAGTCCAGGAAGGTTGAACAGAAGCCCATTGCTAGTGATGAAATGCTAGCAGGGACAAACAAGCTTGGGATAAAACTTAAAGATCCTCCACAGGGGTACTTTGGCCCTAAGCTTCCCCCCTCGTTAGGCAACAAACCAGTTCTGCCTTTAATTGGGAAGCTCCCTACAATCCGAAAACCAAATGCCAAGAGGTATGAAGAGGCGGGAGTAGAGAGGGGTGAGGaacaggagctgtcagaggctgATGAAGTTCCCCAGGGTAGCACGGAGAGTCAGTTGGCAGTCCAGcctctgctggaggaggaggtggtgatgCTGCTGCAGGACAAACCACTGGAAGAACAGAAACCTGCTGAACCTGCTGTGGAAACGCCACCAATTCCTCTTGAACCGCAGGCACTTCCTGAATGCTACAGTTCTGGAGAGCTGATTGTGCCACACAGCTATCTCTCTGATCCCAGTGATGGTGATGCCTTAGAACCCGTGGAGAGTGGTAACCCGCCTGTCCCTGTAGAACCCAGCATGATGCCTTTAGTTCCAGATGTTGAGCACTTTCCTGGTTACGTGACTCCGAGTGGGGAGCCAAGCATTGACGGGGAGCCAGAAGGAGCAGAAGATTCCTCCCTGGCCCCACTTGAGAGCCAACCGATCACTTTCACGCCTGAAGAAATGGAGAAGTACAGTAAGCTTCAGCAAGCAGCTCAGCAGCACATTCAGCAACAGCTTCTAGCAAAGCAGGTCAAAACCTTTCCTGCTTCAGCAGCGCTGGCCCCAGCAGCACCTGCTCTGCAACCTATCCAcattcagcagccagcagctgcaTCTGCAGCATCCATCACCACTGTGCAGCATGCCATTCTGCAGCACCATGCCGCTGCGGCTGCTGCAGCTATTGGCATTcacccacaccctcacccccagcctcTTGCTCAGGTTCATCATATACCCCAGCCACACTTGACACCCATTTCCTTGTCCCATTTAACCCATTCTATTATTCCAGGGCACCCTGCTACATTTCTAGCCAGCCATCCCATACATATCATTCCTGCGTCCGCGCTCCATCCAGGTCCCTTCACCTTTCATCCTGTTCACCATGCTGCTCTTTATCCAACGCTTCTTGCCCCtcgacctgctgctgctgcagctgctacaGCTTTACACCTTCACCCTTTGCTGCACCCCATTTTCTCAGGTCAGGACTTACAGCACCCTCCCAGCcatggcacatgaagagaaggtaACTCAGCCTCAGAGAATGGAGACTTGCACATTTCGAAAAGTGGGGTGAAGATGATCCAGCTGACAGGTGAGATCTGAGAATTTCCTTTCACTCTTAGCAGCCGAGGAAGTGGGTTCTGGCTTGAAGGCCATACCTGTGGTGCAGCAGTTCAGTTTTGTGCGTGTTGTGTGCATTTGTTTACTATTAGGAATTTTCTCACATTTCCGCATCTGAGAGAACGTATTTATGTAGCACCATCATGGCCCAGATGAATCATCTCAAATTCAGAGAGACAAGATGCTTTGTGAAGGGCTTTTTTCCCTGTATTCTTACATCTTCCTTCTGCTCTCTTGTAAATTACATAGTGTTTCCTGCTCTGGCTAATGGTTGTCTCTCTCAAATCCTTGTAATGAGGTCATCTAATTAAAATGGTCTACATGATTGACTCCTGGTTGTAATCAGTGATGCTGCATGCATAAAACATTTACTAACTGACAGCTGTGTCCTGCCAAGAGGACTTTGCTGGAAGGTCATGGCCACTCTTGGTTTTGCTGGGGCAGTGACCAGTTAGCAGACTTTGCAGAAGAGTTCTTGGTACCTGATGTCACATACCCCACTGTCTGACGTACGCAGCGAAGGTGGAAATAGGATTTAATTTTAAAGCTTTACTGAACAAAAGAGCTAACTATGTTCAAAGCTTGGGCACTTCTCCATCCTGCgttaaaattctgctctcaggtgAGGATTGTGCGCTGAAGCCTTTTGTGTGAAACAGAGAGGTGTTCTCAGATTGCTGGCTTGTGACGTTGGTCTAGGCTTTGACCACTGTACTCTTGAGAGAGATCTTTCATACTCCGATCTCCCGAAGTGTTGTAAAAAAGAGGCATTTGATTGAGAATGAaagaaaaatcccttcctgagTTGAAGCAATATGGAGGACCGGAACCCAATAACAATCTGGAGAAATTAACCAGAATATGTAAAATGTATTCTTTTCTCTGTAATATTGATGTTTGTTTATTAAtttataggatttttttaaatgtaaagacTTGCACTGAACTCTGTAAACgtaaaaatgctgctttttgtAGCTCATATAAAAAAGGTTACATATTTGTAGTATACTGCAATAATATTTTTTACAGCCAGTTCTTTTAGTGGTACTTGTTCTGGTGGCTTTTGTGTAAATATGTTTGCTGTAGTTGAAATAAGACACTTGTAAAAGTTAAACTTACCGTTTCAGCTAGATACAAAATGACTAAGCATGTATATTTTATCAAGCTCATGTATTTTTGGAGTTTTTATGGACTAtaaaatgtgtaaaaaaaaaaaaaaaagtcatttagcattttgcagaagaaaaatgtgagATTTGGAATAAATGCGGTGCATTGAAGACACTGATGACTCTAACAGCTAATGAATTGCATCACGTTGGAAGGTGACGACTGCTGGATTTGTAAAATGCTGTACGGATGGAAGCAACATAGGTATATATTGCATGCTTGTGATCTGGAGCTAAGCTGCTAGCTTCAGAGGAATCTGATCCTGATGGCAGATTCAGGAGTGTCAGGAAATTGGGCTAAGTCCCATATAGAACAAAATGCCCATGTTTATTCCTGGGTTTGAACCACTGACTTGCAGATGTCACCCTAGCTACTTGTCAGGCACAAGTCCACTATTCCAGTGACAAAAGACCCGTTAGCTTTAAAATGTGCCTTTTTATTTTGAGAGTGAGGTTTTTTGGTTGATCACTAATTCATTCAAACTCCTCCCGCCTGTGACATTTTTCTGAAGGGATTTGTTCACATATCAGCCCCATTACTAACCCTCCGCCAAACAGCTGTTCCCATTGCATCAGCCCTAAAACAGGAGTCCTCTCCTGCTTGCTTTGGAGGAGTTAAAGTCCAGTCTCTGGTTTAGTGCCTATTTCAAATGTGCGGGGCTCCATCCTCTCTCCGTTCACAGTAACTCCCTTGTGGTCTGGATTGGAAACATGGCCAGATGCCATGCTCTGTGCTGTCAGACCCAGGCCAAGGCAGGCCTGCTCTGAGATGAAGCAACAAGCATAACTAGCATTCCTGTTCTTCTTTCCTCCCCATACCCCTCCGAGCACTGTAGAACTGAAAAATCGGGGGTGTAAATTCAAAGGAGTTGAAGCCCTGAGATTGCTCgctatttaaaaagagagaaatttgCATTTTGAACAAAcagcactgaaaaaaaatcacctgtTAAAATAAAGGGACTCAATTTTTTAATTGATGTAAATATTTAAGATACAGTATTAATGTTAATGTTTCAATGCTGAGCTTCATTAGCTTTTAGATTCAGTTTGCGTGTTCTGGCACCCGACAGACtgcagtggggggcgggggttgacTTCCAGAGTAGTGCTAAAAATGAACCTAACAAGCATAAACAAACTGTATTTAACTGTCAcataagatatatatatatatatataatatgctgTAAAATGAGGGAAAAGAAACTTTCTAATAAACCAAGGATTTGTGGAAAAATGAAGATGTTCTTCCCAAAAACACAAGCCAGGCTCTTGCAGCTGGTGGTTAATCTAGATGGAAACAGAAGTTGGGGGTGGAATTCTCAGTAGTCTGAATTTCAGCTGTTTTCAATGTTCATTGCAACAGAGGAGAACTGAGACTATTGCTAGTGAGAACTGCTGGGTCCCGTAAAGACCTGTCTTCCAGTGAGCACAAGCATTTCCTACCAGGTGGTAGGTTGCCGTTTGTAAAAGTGGTCTCTGGCCTCCTTggcatgtggggggagggggttcttaAGAGTCAAAATGTATGTAGAAATTACATATACAGAGAAAGCTCTGCTGTAGTCTCCAGTATGCTGGTCTGAGCCTTGCCGCCCAGAGCGTTAGCTGCCACCTTCCCAACTCCATCTGCTGTCATCTTTTCCAAGAGTGTAATGCAGCCCCCTGCCTTGCTCGCGGCGTTTGTGTCTGGTGTGGAGAGCTGGGGAGGCGGAGGATAAAAGCCCCAGCTGATCATTCCTTAACCAAAGAAGTTGCTTTCTTTAGGCCTTCAGCAGCACCTGTTTCTTAGCACCTTAGGCTTCAAGGAGAGAACTGGATCTTCCTTCTGAAAACGTCCCTCACGGTCGCATCCTCCAGGCCGGGCTGGGCTTTAAATTACAGCCATTAGTTGCTGGAAGCTTATGGAAGGCTGCAAATGAAAGTCCTAGGTTCCCTCCTCTGGGGAGGGAGAATCAGTCAGCTCACTGCTTTGTGTGGTAAAATttgtaggggtccacaaatgagaGAGGTTAAAAACCTCTGCTCTAGCCAATGCTTGCCAGCTGCCCTACAATCAGAGTTTATGGCTCTGGGGGTGAATAGTTGCCATTGC
This Mauremys reevesii isolate NIE-2019 linkage group 17, ASM1616193v1, whole genome shotgun sequence DNA region includes the following protein-coding sequences:
- the GPATCH8 gene encoding G patch domain-containing protein 8 isoform X4 — its product is MGMGRMEMELDYAEDATERRRVLEVEKEDTEELRQKYKDYVDKEKAIAKALEDLRANFYCELCDKQYQKHQEFDNHINSYDHAHKQRLKDLKQREFARNVSSRSRKDEKKQERALRRLHELAEQRKQLECAPGSGPMFKTTTVAVDEEGGDDDDNSAANSSSSIQTTSSQATEITMDRGVILNTGQVSNTVLSGQIPIQATQAISFGIKNNLGTPLQKIGVSFSFAKKAPVKLESIASVFKDHVEESSPADGTKTEERASSDQGTLQKTGEAETTNSPDNRVEDDDQHEKDNGSLATTLSKLKKMRREDGPTPLEPEYYHYIPPAHCKVKPNFQFLLFMKSTEQMEAENASKKTVHESIKSNSPKPKAGRHPEKAAECTVQQKEPRTTELTAPRSKTEAKEIPENASLQESKQSAESNPPKQDTTKEAPQPVPGCKDVIEGPKHPMGPFFPVLSKDESTTLQWPSELLIFTRAEPSVSYSCNPLYFDFKLSRNKDAKAKGAEKPKDTLGLSKENIQSTEFSDISKSKERGSTTNSSAAKPENKLVSVCGTQSKQESSLASVSKVEETDDSSKTLPSKKDKAGKSHKHKKKKKHKKSSKHKRKHKEEAEEKSRKTDMREEKPKKRKKHKHKKSKLSLPVGSERVLKPDMPDEGSHLQKKKHCFQDPQRKALSAEEGTSGKKEDSGNSSQEHGSKKHKTDLQLSSASKKRCSAPSFGRSSHRSRQSSGDYESDEGSLRKDFRQKSVSQYSDDYDSGSDHSRSRSRSGRRHSSRRSSRRSYSTSSDASSDHSRYSHRRSYSDDSYTDYSDRSRCHSKRSHDSEDSDYNSSKHRSKRHKYSSSEDDYSLSRSRSRSRSRSRTHTRGRSRTRSRGRTRSSSCSRSRSKRRSRSVTGRSWKRSRSYSRDRSRSTRSHSQRSLSRKGSRDHESPEDRRSGRRDFIRSKIYRSQSPHYFRAGRSEGALKKESRGDETKVTGSLPQNSCSSGLGKAPESDCGPEEKNSVTAKLLLEKVQSRKVEQKPIASDEMLAGTNKLGIKLKDPPQGYFGPKLPPSLGNKPVLPLIGKLPTIRKPNAKRYEEAGVERGEEQELSEADEVPQGSTESQLAVQPLLEEEVVMLLQDKPLEEQKPAEPAVETPPIPLEPQALPECYSSGELIVPHSYLSDPSDGDALEPVESGNPPVPVEPSMMPLVPDVEHFPGYVTPSGEPSIDGEPEGAEDSSLAPLESQPITFTPEEMEKYSKLQQAAQQHIQQQLLAKQVKTFPASAALAPAAPALQPIHIQQPAAASAASITTVQHAILQHHAAAAAAAIGIHPHPHPQPLAQVHHIPQPHLTPISLSHLTHSIIPGHPATFLASHPIHIIPASALHPGPFTFHPVHHAALYPTLLAPRPAAAAAATALHLHPLLHPIFSGQDLQHPPSHGT
- the GPATCH8 gene encoding G patch domain-containing protein 8 isoform X1, whose translation is MADRFSRFNEDRDFQGNHFDQYEEGHLEIEQASLDKPIESDNIGHRLLQKHGWKLGQGLGKSLQGRTDPIPIVVKYDVMGMGRMEMELDYAEDATERRRVLEVEKEDTEELRQKYKDYVDKEKAIAKALEDLRANFYCELCDKQYQKHQEFDNHINSYDHAHKQRLKDLKQREFARNVSSRSRKDEKKQERALRRLHELAEQRKQLECAPGSGPMFKTTTVAVDEEGGDDDDNSAANSSSSIQTTSSQATEITMDRGVILNTGQVSNTVLSGQIPIQATQAISFGIKNNLGTPLQKIGVSFSFAKKAPVKLESIASVFKDHVEESSPADGTKTEERASSDQGTLQKTGEAETTNSPDNRVEDDDQHEKDNGSLATTLSKLKKMRREDGPTPLEPEYYHYIPPAHCKVKPNFQFLLFMKSTEQMEAENASKKTVHESIKSNSPKPKAGRHPEKAAECTVQQKEPRTTELTAPRSKTEAKEIPENASLQESKQSAESNPPKQDTTKEAPQPVPGCKDVIEGPKHPMGPFFPVLSKDESTTLQWPSELLIFTRAEPSVSYSCNPLYFDFKLSRNKDAKAKGAEKPKDTLGLSKENIQSTEFSDISKSKERGSTTNSSAAKPENKLVSVCGTQSKQESSLASVSKVEETDDSSKTLPSKKDKAGKSHKHKKKKKHKKSSKHKRKHKEEAEEKSRKTDMREEKPKKRKKHKHKKSKLSLPVGSERVLKPDMPDEGSHLQKKKHCFQDPQRKALSAEEGTSGKKEDSGNSSQEHGSKKHKTDLQLSSASKKRCSAPSFGRSSHRSRQSSGDYESDEGSLRKDFRQKSVSQYSDDYDSGSDHSRSRSRSGRRHSSRRSSRRSYSTSSDASSDHSRYSHRRSYSDDSYTDYSDRSRCHSKRSHDSEDSDYNSSKHRSKRHKYSSSEDDYSLSRSRSRSRSRSRTHTRGRSRTRSRGRTRSSSCSRSRSKRRSRSVTGRSWKRSRSYSRDRSRSTRSHSQRSLSRKGSRDHESPEDRRSGRRDFIRSKIYRSQSPHYFRAGRSEGALKKESRGDETKVTGSLPQNSCSSGLGKAPESDCGPEEKNSVTAKLLLEKVQSRKVEQKPIASDEMLAGTNKLGIKLKDPPQGYFGPKLPPSLGNKPVLPLIGKLPTIRKPNAKRYEEAGVERGEEQELSEADEVPQGSTESQLAVQPLLEEEVVMLLQDKPLEEQKPAEPAVETPPIPLEPQALPECYSSGELIVPHSYLSDPSDGDALEPVESGNPPVPVEPSMMPLVPDVEHFPGYVTPSGEPSIDGEPEGAEDSSLAPLESQPITFTPEEMEKYSKLQQAAQQHIQQQLLAKQVKTFPASAALAPAAPALQPIHIQQPAAASAASITTVQHAILQHHAAAAAAAIGIHPHPHPQPLAQVHHIPQPHLTPISLSHLTHSIIPGHPATFLASHPIHIIPASALHPGPFTFHPVHHAALYPTLLAPRPAAAAAATALHLHPLLHPIFSGQDLQHPPSHGT
- the GPATCH8 gene encoding G patch domain-containing protein 8 isoform X2; translated protein: MADRFSRFNEDRDFQGNHFDQYEEGHLEIEQASLDKPIESDNIGHRLLQKHGWKLGQGLGKSLQGRTDPIPIVVKYDVMGMGRMEMEDYVDKEKAIAKALEDLRANFYCELCDKQYQKHQEFDNHINSYDHAHKQRLKDLKQREFARNVSSRSRKDEKKQERALRRLHELAEQRKQLECAPGSGPMFKTTTVAVDEEGGDDDDNSAANSSSSIQTTSSQATEITMDRGVILNTGQVSNTVLSGQIPIQATQAISFGIKNNLGTPLQKIGVSFSFAKKAPVKLESIASVFKDHVEESSPADGTKTEERASSDQGTLQKTGEAETTNSPDNRVEDDDQHEKDNGSLATTLSKLKKMRREDGPTPLEPEYYHYIPPAHCKVKPNFQFLLFMKSTEQMEAENASKKTVHESIKSNSPKPKAGRHPEKAAECTVQQKEPRTTELTAPRSKTEAKEIPENASLQESKQSAESNPPKQDTTKEAPQPVPGCKDVIEGPKHPMGPFFPVLSKDESTTLQWPSELLIFTRAEPSVSYSCNPLYFDFKLSRNKDAKAKGAEKPKDTLGLSKENIQSTEFSDISKSKERGSTTNSSAAKPENKLVSVCGTQSKQESSLASVSKVEETDDSSKTLPSKKDKAGKSHKHKKKKKHKKSSKHKRKHKEEAEEKSRKTDMREEKPKKRKKHKHKKSKLSLPVGSERVLKPDMPDEGSHLQKKKHCFQDPQRKALSAEEGTSGKKEDSGNSSQEHGSKKHKTDLQLSSASKKRCSAPSFGRSSHRSRQSSGDYESDEGSLRKDFRQKSVSQYSDDYDSGSDHSRSRSRSGRRHSSRRSSRRSYSTSSDASSDHSRYSHRRSYSDDSYTDYSDRSRCHSKRSHDSEDSDYNSSKHRSKRHKYSSSEDDYSLSRSRSRSRSRSRTHTRGRSRTRSRGRTRSSSCSRSRSKRRSRSVTGRSWKRSRSYSRDRSRSTRSHSQRSLSRKGSRDHESPEDRRSGRRDFIRSKIYRSQSPHYFRAGRSEGALKKESRGDETKVTGSLPQNSCSSGLGKAPESDCGPEEKNSVTAKLLLEKVQSRKVEQKPIASDEMLAGTNKLGIKLKDPPQGYFGPKLPPSLGNKPVLPLIGKLPTIRKPNAKRYEEAGVERGEEQELSEADEVPQGSTESQLAVQPLLEEEVVMLLQDKPLEEQKPAEPAVETPPIPLEPQALPECYSSGELIVPHSYLSDPSDGDALEPVESGNPPVPVEPSMMPLVPDVEHFPGYVTPSGEPSIDGEPEGAEDSSLAPLESQPITFTPEEMEKYSKLQQAAQQHIQQQLLAKQVKTFPASAALAPAAPALQPIHIQQPAAASAASITTVQHAILQHHAAAAAAAIGIHPHPHPQPLAQVHHIPQPHLTPISLSHLTHSIIPGHPATFLASHPIHIIPASALHPGPFTFHPVHHAALYPTLLAPRPAAAAAATALHLHPLLHPIFSGQDLQHPPSHGT
- the GPATCH8 gene encoding G patch domain-containing protein 8 isoform X3; protein product: MADRFSRFNEDRDFQGNHFDQYEEGHLEIEQASLDKPIESDNIGHRLLQKHGWKLGQGLGKSLQGRTDPIPIVVKYDVMGMGRMEMELDYAEDATERRRVLEVEKEDTEELRQKYKRLKDLKQREFARNVSSRSRKDEKKQERALRRLHELAEQRKQLECAPGSGPMFKTTTVAVDEEGGDDDDNSAANSSSSIQTTSSQATEITMDRGVILNTGQVSNTVLSGQIPIQATQAISFGIKNNLGTPLQKIGVSFSFAKKAPVKLESIASVFKDHVEESSPADGTKTEERASSDQGTLQKTGEAETTNSPDNRVEDDDQHEKDNGSLATTLSKLKKMRREDGPTPLEPEYYHYIPPAHCKVKPNFQFLLFMKSTEQMEAENASKKTVHESIKSNSPKPKAGRHPEKAAECTVQQKEPRTTELTAPRSKTEAKEIPENASLQESKQSAESNPPKQDTTKEAPQPVPGCKDVIEGPKHPMGPFFPVLSKDESTTLQWPSELLIFTRAEPSVSYSCNPLYFDFKLSRNKDAKAKGAEKPKDTLGLSKENIQSTEFSDISKSKERGSTTNSSAAKPENKLVSVCGTQSKQESSLASVSKVEETDDSSKTLPSKKDKAGKSHKHKKKKKHKKSSKHKRKHKEEAEEKSRKTDMREEKPKKRKKHKHKKSKLSLPVGSERVLKPDMPDEGSHLQKKKHCFQDPQRKALSAEEGTSGKKEDSGNSSQEHGSKKHKTDLQLSSASKKRCSAPSFGRSSHRSRQSSGDYESDEGSLRKDFRQKSVSQYSDDYDSGSDHSRSRSRSGRRHSSRRSSRRSYSTSSDASSDHSRYSHRRSYSDDSYTDYSDRSRCHSKRSHDSEDSDYNSSKHRSKRHKYSSSEDDYSLSRSRSRSRSRSRTHTRGRSRTRSRGRTRSSSCSRSRSKRRSRSVTGRSWKRSRSYSRDRSRSTRSHSQRSLSRKGSRDHESPEDRRSGRRDFIRSKIYRSQSPHYFRAGRSEGALKKESRGDETKVTGSLPQNSCSSGLGKAPESDCGPEEKNSVTAKLLLEKVQSRKVEQKPIASDEMLAGTNKLGIKLKDPPQGYFGPKLPPSLGNKPVLPLIGKLPTIRKPNAKRYEEAGVERGEEQELSEADEVPQGSTESQLAVQPLLEEEVVMLLQDKPLEEQKPAEPAVETPPIPLEPQALPECYSSGELIVPHSYLSDPSDGDALEPVESGNPPVPVEPSMMPLVPDVEHFPGYVTPSGEPSIDGEPEGAEDSSLAPLESQPITFTPEEMEKYSKLQQAAQQHIQQQLLAKQVKTFPASAALAPAAPALQPIHIQQPAAASAASITTVQHAILQHHAAAAAAAIGIHPHPHPQPLAQVHHIPQPHLTPISLSHLTHSIIPGHPATFLASHPIHIIPASALHPGPFTFHPVHHAALYPTLLAPRPAAAAAATALHLHPLLHPIFSGQDLQHPPSHGT